In Mytilus edulis chromosome 3, xbMytEdul2.2, whole genome shotgun sequence, the genomic window gaggattccgaaaatctgacaataattcaaaaagtagagaagcaaacatccttaaatattTTCTTCTGTAGAAAAGGGAGAGGATAAAGAGTTTTTTTCCTTGgacgaacatttttttttcaacttcaatAAATATTGGCAATCATTGTTGCTTTTAAAAAGAACAAAGCCTATATGTATGTCTGCTTAgtgtaaaaatttaaattaatgtattcggttttataatttaaaatatttacttttacctTGGTGTGTTTCAGGGAAACATGACTTCAGAAATCCAAAGTGGAAAATGCTATTTAGAGGCACAAAGAATATTCTTCTTCCTGTACATACGTTGTTTATGATGGATAAGTTGAAAAATCAAGATGCTAAATTATGTCAGAGTACCAATACAACAGCTTGCTCTTCACATTACCGAAGTTCCTTTATTGACAAATGGAAAGAACTCGTTATCTTTCAAGTAAGTTCAAATATTTGTTACCTTTTTtggtactgactactgagctgatgataccctcggagactgatagtccaccagcagtgatgtaaaaaatgggaaaaaaacaCGTTTAATAAGTTAttgtgtccgaagcgcttttctggactTACCtgcatcaggaacgctcaaagtcaaacatttgaaatccgaagatgaaGGTCAAGGTTGAATAGTATAAGAACAGTAGTCACGATTATTCTATAAATTAGTTTTTAAGGAATTTAAAAGTATGAAGGAATATTATATATGATTGATAATTATCACTTGGTGCAAATGGTACATatagaaaaataacaatttgaCATCAGCCTCATTCTGCTTGGCTTCAATGACATTGATACTTGTTTGCTGTGTTAAAAATTTTCAAGTAAATTCATTGACgatttataatgttttgttaatAGGTCAAGGTTGAATTATATAAGAAAGGGATGAAAGTGGCTTATTTGAAATTTGGCGGATTCCCTAACTATGACACTGTTAGCAAGTCTACTTGGTTTAAGCCAGAATTTCTACAAGACAGTTCATGGAGTGATTTGAATAAGCATATCAACAGTTCAACTTTAAATGGGTAAGTCAATAAGTACGCGCATTATGTAGCGtctggtcgatgccactgctggtggagtttttatcgccctagggtatcaccagtccacccagtagtcagcacttctgtgttgaaatgaattatcattgatatggtcaaaatttaaaaaattctgtttacaaaaatttgaattttggaaaaactaaaacctttctacttcaggaatagattacatcagctgtatttggcaaactatTTAGGGATTtttaatcctcaatgctcttcaacttcgtacttttatttCGCCTGTTTAAAATTCTTTTGATtcaagtgtcactgatgagtttttttgtagacgaaacgctcgtctggtgCTGATaaaatcctggtatttatgatcaGTTTAATATTAACTAGCATTCTTCACATTTTATCGTCCTGAGTAAGTGTGCTATGTTTTTAGATGAACGTTGAGAATCCACCGATCTGTGATATCATTCCACTTATGGTTCTGTGTTCAAGTGgtcatttaacttttatatatatatatataggtataaattcatataaaagtAGAAAATGTGAGTGTCAATGCGACAGCTATCTACCACAAATCAAAAGATGTAGATGCTAACTATTTTAGTTCACTGTACTTCCTTAACCAAGGAGCAAATTAATGACATGCACAAACAGAATGTGAAAGTGTTAAAAGAAGATGTAATaactatgattgccaatgagacacgtATCCACTTAGGTCCGCTGGATGGAAATGTAAGCAACTTTATGTCTACATTCGGCTTTCAACAATGCGCAAACCACATACATCATAGTAAGCTTTAACAAGCCCCGACATGAAAATTGAAAAGCAATTCGAACGAGAGAAAAGACCAATGGCCTGATTTATGAAAAAGTAATaatcaaaaagaaaatatgtcGGACAGTTACCAATGACAAAATCTACAATACATGCAAATACATAATTTAGTTGAGTTAAATTTGTTTGTATCATTCCCAAACATCGGATAGTAGTGTAAAAACACACAATCTTAGCAAACTGTAGAAACCAGGAAAGGTTTGATACATCAAATTGGCACGAACAAAACATAAAACTATCTAGACGacgaaaaaaatcacagtaccaTCTAAAAGTAATTGCAAATACTGatagctagtttaaagccaattacaactataaataaatcataaatccaagactaaaatatcaatcagtgcTGATTCAACAAATTTAGTATAATGACGTCATAAAAAATCTGAGAAAAGCATGACCATTTACAATCCAACAATATAAATTAATGATTTAAGGGAACtattgtttataaatttatgGTTTTATACATGCGTCTTATTGCATGTTTTGTTGTGTTTTCAATTTATCACTGACAAAacaaatggaaaatggaaatgaggaatatgccaaagagacaacaatacGAACAAAGAATagataacagctgaaggccttgaatgggtcttcaacgcagcaagaaaatcccgcacccaaagTTGGTCCTCAACTGGTACCCATTAagccaatatttgtttttatccttGAAAGAATTTAGGAAGGATTGAAAGTATTTTCTAGAGACAAGATTCCCAACTAAATCATTTACCACTCATTCATAGatgggttatttaaaaaaaaagtcgaattttaaaattgaaaaatttattaaaagttacttattcaaacaaccctctacataagcaaatcaaaacaaacagtactttaagatcaacatattaaaagatgcaatcttaatgatgtcatacaagaatatgttgaaacattttttgatcggtggtacaatattttgtgtttccttttaccattttcaaaagaaattttgggttattaagaaaaggtttagataaaatgttaagcttgttttacgttaccaattagatggttttcaagagaataaacttctatatatattcattctataaaataatagattatttgccaattttctaggttgtactgaaaaatagctctaaaaattggttttcaaaggttgtaaaaattaccaccagtaatgcaagtctaaaatagcaatttatattgttcggccttttttcaccctttcaaataaacccaacatcaagtaaatccctcataagttaatttacttttcactttatttcgttggtaacaggaacgtacgtttctgatatatcactatataaaagtctatcctgttacatttttgtctatcctgttaccgatatcagtagtGCACCTGCAAATTCTTAATTGgaaagattaagacgttataaccttaagatgagttcaaacaatgaaatatttcattcgttttccacATACacgttaagataaaaaaatttaacgacgttttttgtctataattgtctatcctgttactgtaaccatagcaaccatagtaacaggatagacaaatttcttcgtttttgattgctgttgtgaaataactactccctttggtgaagtgattatggttttctattgtgaatttggtttccaacacgttattgcactttttacaaccatactgttagtgtaattaatcaaaatggttggcaacagcatagacatgaaaaaaagtacgctctatttttttcactaaatgtcttgaaatttcttttctcaacactgtcgttcaagaaacgaggcgttttgaATGTATAgattactttgcatttttgaaatcaacactgactgattcaatattcatagggagaataatttaacgactgatttaagtagcggtaacaggatagacatgaaccttttgcacgctgattgaatttagtttgtagataatctgttacatacaatgataaagaagctaagATTTTTCGTAAGAATTgtaattaacgttcttaaaaagtcccttttgcagatatcaaggcgatcagaaaatcggaaaaaaatcatttgaaatgtgtttttctgacaatgtacgcacacaaatacccccaaaatcggacttaaatgcagtttaatcttatcaaaatagatgtaaggcgtatttattattaatgttctgaatcacaaatccgacaagctttcatttaaaccattacaactgaaatttccattagaaataaaaaaaaaattagaatgggTGTACTGAgcattcgacattttttgaaaatgacccagaTAATGTTCATTTAAACTTATTCGTAAATACAAACAGAATCAAAGCGAACATGTTAGGAGAcaacacatcaaaagaatttATGGGCCACAAACAAGTCACCGATCAATAATTGAAATGAACACTGTATGGAACAAAAAgacttttgtcgtaaatttgtgTATAAAGTTTCACATGTAAAACTAAAATATCATAATCTACTATGCGGCAGTAGTTACCTTTTAGTTTTGCCATACATAGCAATTAATACCAGCATAGGAACAAGACTGCTATTAAAAAAGTACGAGAAGCAATAAATGCATGTACAGCCTTAATAACATATTAGTTCCAGTAAGTATGATTATCTAGCATATTGTTTTTAATGCAAAAGGAGACTTTATCAGCAAATAAAATTGTAATCATATCATAACACTGAATAAAAacacttttgtttataaattgtatatatttaagcGTTGTGTATACTGTTGAATGTTATATACAGTAACTGTCAACCAAATGACCACTTCAAACACATCATTGATCTAAAACATTCAAATAGTTTGTTTTGTCGATTGCCTAAATGTGTATTTATACATGTGTAGGCCATGAACctgttttttcatttatgcaaGATCAGATATATTGTCTAAAATACTTCATatatcattttcatatatttcagGAATGTCGATGTTGGTAAAAATAATAAGTTTGACGTTACAACGTACAACAACTGTTCACAAATGTGGTTTATGATTGCTGATAACATGAACAATAGTTGCTTTAATATTCCAAATTCAAATTTACAGCAGCCATTTTTCGTGTATTCAACTAAAGGCACACATGCCAACAGTCCAggaggtattttttttaattataaccaTAAAACGACCATTATTACTTCTTATACGTAATCAGTATATAGCTCGGAAACAGACATAGAGGAACAtatattttcgttattttttttttctaattttgtttcttttcccTATTTTTTgctattgttttgtattttatattttaccaaaaaaattacCTAAGACGCGAAATTGTCTAATCCTATCACATCTTTATTAATCTTAAAAGTAATCTAGGAGacgaaaacatttttgttttatttagaatcGGCAATACGGAGtaaaatatcaaatgaacaaATGTAGGTCACcctatagtcagctataaaaggccttggaATTACatatgtagaacaattcaaatgagaaacttAACGGGctgatttatgaacaaaataataaaaggtatacagcaacaaacggcaGCCACTGATTTACAGGCGCATGCCTTGGGACCAgccacatacagaatgtgggTTTAAACAAAAATGGCACATATATGATACGAAGAGTTAAcaataatgaacttaaaatttctATTGGCAAAACCAAAATTTCCAAATAAGTGAATGAAGCATGTAAACAATTTGTGGACGATTCTTTTAAAACTATGCATAATAACACGAAATTATACCAAATAATTTTAACGTTTATCGTGTTGAATTCATTCTTAACTGAATCTTCGTTAAAcacattatctaaaaaaaaaaaaacacgcatTTCGTTAAATATCGTCAATATAAAAACCTCATACACATTTTTTATACAGACTAAATACCACAATAGTAACATATCATTAGAAAAGCCTTTCTTGCTACTATCCATCACGTTTTTCAATGGAATATATTGAACAATGCACTGAAGAACTTGTTTGTACCTTGAACTATAATAAATCATGGTTTTTTTTGCAGATGTTGGCTTTGCTGATGTCTTAGCAATATATGGTGACGTAGAAACCTAGACATTCAGATCTTTATTTTGTCAGGTTAATCTGACTCGTTAACGGTTTCAACTTACCACTGAAAGAATATTTGGGAAGAACGTTATTTTATATGAAGACATTGGTTTTgttgacgataaaaaaaaaaaaaaaaaaaatattattgttttacacCTTTGAATATGTATGGTTCTACAATCTGTCAAAattatattttggcattgtataagatcatgtttttctctgcctatttacaatttgatattaacctTCACTTCTCAATGAATTGTAACATTTATGATGACACAcgtttccacaataaagtgcacaggtaaatataaaaaaaacttgattcaTTTCAAAGcgaaaaatgtaattataagtatttgCCTCTTTTTGGTGATTTCATATGGTTGTAATAACGTCGACCGTGCTCAcgtttttagaatgaagcgcgaaAATGTACTTCGTTCAATGCCTTTATACTcctaatgaatttacaaaaaaggaACAAAAAGAAGCGTTCCATTCTTAAAGGAGCTTTAACTATCTTTCAGTAACTGTACGTTTAGTACTACAATTGTAAGTGTCTAAAGTATTTTGTTGTAGTTGTCTTTGTGTTAGTTGTATTAATCTGAGTTCagtcttttcaaatttttatattttggagCATATTGTACAGTTTGcttttgttattgtatagcaaatTAGTTTTTGTTTATTGATTGTTTCAAAATAAGGCAGTTTGATTTTTcgttttaattgatttatatataaaggcaaccgtagtataccgctgttcaaaactcatgaaTTGATATAGATTTCTAATATCGGGGGGCCTTTATATATAGCTTGCTTAACAGTTTACCTTTCGTTTATTGTTAAAAGCCGTATAGTGACAAATAAAAGATCCATAGAAATATAACATggccaataaaggcaacagtagaataccactgttcaatagtcataaatcgattgagagaaaagaaatgcgggtaacaaactaaacctgacgggaacacatcaactataaaataataacaaaggaacaatagaaacactgaagtgcaacataaACAAACCCCAACATACATAGACACGgattatttgataacaactgccatattcctgacttggtacaggacttaATGATCAACGATGCAAGTTCTGCAAATAGGTCAGATAAAATTCGCATTAGTCTTCTTAAAGGAGTTGCAGTATGTGACGAAATGTACAGTTCTTTGTAATCTGGACAGAGAAACTGTctttaataatacaaaattaataataaaggGAAAGgccatgaattttttttttctacaatctTGGAGAGTTTCCAATTTCCTAAATGCACATACACCTGGGTGAGCGACAAAGGCTTTTAGAGTGTCCTGTTATGTTTTCTGAATTGTCATTTAGCTtataaatccataaaaaaaatactagtatagGAAGCCTTTGGAAAACATAAGCACATGACAACAAATCAACGACATCATAACCCAACTAGCATAAATTAAGTGGAACGGTGGAGAGTTTAGAAATTCTATTTACCTTTATATCTCATGGcattaaaatacatgtagctcATTAAAATTAAACTGTGTATCATTTGAGATGCCTTAAATCAAGGTTAAAGTTCATCACAGACAACATTTATTTTTGCCTAAACGAGAAACAAACCGTAGATTTGTTTTTCGTACTTAATAATCCATTCAATGAATTTTACAGGTAGCAGGTACCAATACTTAAGTTCCGACTTGGATGTGTACCATATTTGTAAATGACATCAgaataaagaattatttaaatttttccaAGTTACACGTGTGATTTAAATATAACAGCCTAATAAAAACAGAGACAAAATTACCTTCAAGTTGATCTTCGATGAATAATAtttactgttacgaatcacagtctATGACCAAAATCAGTAAAGATCtgtcttaattattttttattgataaattccAAACACTTACCTTACATTGGAAGGCAGATCTGAAATTAAACAGAAAGTAATGATTGTACTTTTCTAGATTTGGATATTTCAGtcatgcccgcgtcacactgtcccgatttttacgccgatggcaacacgattgagttttcaaaatcgggactgattgtatccagatcgggctattcgtattgccatctttaaccatcgtagaaccatcggccactttttctaaccttcggggacaacttcgggaagggttctaaattttttaacatgttaaaaaatccccgaaggtgcgtccgatgttgagggttcgtattgagttcgtatcaccatcctcaccatcgtaatgtcacccggaatgcatctttgaacatcgtattgcattcgtgtttccatcgtttccatcgggcagttttggcattacgatgtctacacgaatgaatcacgaagctacccgaaggtctaacgatggcaacacgacttcgtgaagacctcgtaatcccgtcgtgttgccatcgaataaaagtacgaaggcgacaagatggaactacgacggcaataaatccagctaaatgtaagttaattttcgcgctaaaatacatttaaaatgccatgcgcgatatgcactggtcagtctaatacgacagttaagaaagacgttcacaaaacatggagctcatatcatatgattctatgagaacaagaaaggcgacagcgttgtttctattaattcaaatggaacaagaagagcagctatatTACAGGCTCCGggtttacctatacaagtaaaatattattttttgtcaatttttcatatcaagtagcataatgaaaatcataaacgcgcctcgtacaccaacactgcaggtacacgtatatagagAAACCaaatttttcttcattattctgattttttatgtaccgtctgagttgttgtcacacgaatgtttactccataaccattttgttttctatatgtcatattttgccgcatttgttgctttccccacatccttccttttgtctatattattatgatattctcctggaaacccattaccttacctttaagatagatcagtaaacaggggcataattatgggtgattattcagactattgaacacattttacagttcaaacaaggcaatgccgagtgtggcatcccctcgtatgtaacatattgaggacaaatatggacactatatttgcatatgacacatgcagaaaatggtaaattgaatatgcgtatttgatacataaactattttttttagaaatcaaccaaaacatttagtaactgaaaatacctttaatattgtctttagaaccagcaggtaaaaaaatgaggaatcaatttcctgtgtattatgctatttcaaggagaaaaaacaagtccatctgcatgaccttgacctttggccttgaacgtaaaaaatgtcagatcattactcggaggaacaatataccaaatgtggttaaaatcttttgaagcatattggttttagaatgtccacaagggtgatattgtcttgtattacaactgccactgtgaccttgacctttgaactttaaagtcaatagcgcttaagatattcttaacgagtaacaccataccaagttttgagcattttggttctagagtgtccataacaattttatctacacgcaacttacggCATAtcatttaaatgcatcgtaagctgtacacgacgtcttttagacatcgtatggccatcgcgccaccATCGTAATCCAtagtgtagccttcgtaatccatcgtgtagccttcgtggtCCATCGTGTAGGCTACGGCTGAGATATGAaccttaaatacccgtcttcggttaaccttcgtatgtccatcttttgctatcgtatataatttcggccccatcgtatagacttcgttattcatcgtacttgcttcggtcactttttggtattttaacgagatcgggaccaacttcgtacgaacttacaattttcgcattcgggtgtccatcgtatataaaaatcgggacagtgtgacgcgggcattacacTTGGTAAACTTTCCACAATATTTCACGATAAATTAAAACGAATTTTTGTTCCCCAATCAAACCATATCTtatcatttttttacattgtgtTTTTTTGAAGTCAGGTTatctggaccatgtgttgttcATTTACGTTTTGCCTTCCCATGTATGTCTATTTTAGAAGATGACATATTTAGTAACTGGTTAGATATATTACAATATGATGCAGGGATTCCTGTCATACTTAAagtttatatgaatttaaaggaACAACATGTTATAATTATTAGCCTGGTATCCTTGATCGGAATGTTGTGTACAAATTAGTGTAGAACATTTGAATAATCTATGTATGTCAAAGTGCCTTGAGAGAGTTCAAGCTTTAGTGTGAATGTATATGATAAGGAATGTATACGTATGTATTGTATATAGATACCAATAATACAGATAAGATGACACAAACCGATTGAATAACCTAATACCGAGTAGTACTTTACAAGACAATGCATTTGTTTCATTTGCTAGGTTTTGTAGTTATTTTATTAACGTGTGATATTTCTAGCAGTGAAGCTACTGATTATAATGACGGTTTGACTTTCAAAGATATAGTTTTGCAACTGCAAAATGCAATGGAACATCAAAATTTGCGAATAAACAATCTTGAGAAATCACTATCTTTAACTGAGAACCGTTTGTTCCAGGAACAGAAAAATTCCAAACAGCATACAGAAGCACTGGAACTTCGACTCTCAAAAATACAATACGATCTTAAAAACTGCCAAAGGATAGACCAGAGCCAACAATCTGTAGATGTGTTCTCCGAACATGGTGATCAATTAAGAAAATTTAATAATGCCAGCAAACAGCGAAGTTCGCTATCAGCAATCAGAAAAGGTAACGTTTTTTCTGCACAAAATATCGATAGATTTGAAAATTAATCAAGCATGtctaaatattaatttataaaaggaGTGACTAGAATGGCAAAAGTGCAACAGTTGTTTTCCAAATTTTTAGAGGACAAAGCAAATTACtgcagtatttgttttatttagagTATCAACATCTAAAAGTTATTAAATGCTTTCTTTTTAGAACGACTCTTAATACCAATGCCCACACCGACACCAGCGACTACAATTTCCGAAGTAGCATTTTTTGCCTACATGTCACAACCATTGACAAACCCAAGTGGAGAACATATAATCAAATTTGATGTTTTAATGCTTAATGTTGGAAACTCCTACCATCCACACACTGGGGTTTTTAATCCACCAACTTCGGGTATTTACGTCATGGCTTGGAGTTTGCGGTCAAGAATTACAGAAAGACATTCCACTGAACTTGTTGTTAACAGTGATGTGTATTCGTCAATGTATTCATATTCACATAATAACGACGACCAACACAACACAGGAATTGTTGTAGTTCATGCGAACAAGGGTGATGATATCTATGTGCGTATCAAAATGGACAAGCATGTTGGCGACATATGGAGCGATGCTTATGGAAGATCAACATTTGCTGGATGGAAAATATATTGAGTTGTAGATAATAAAGTAAATGTAATTGAGGTTccttcatttttcatttaaataacttaatatatatatttatacttaaaacaattaaatcatcTTTGTTGCACTAAATGCTGTTTAACAAATTATCTTGTCCTATCGTACGTTAAGCTTTTGGTTTAGACAAAAACAGTTGTAGAATTGTCGGCTTAAAACATGGTTATACATTTGGCATACAAGTAATGATTTGTTTTCGTAGTTTTTCCACTTATGCATCAGATATTGTGTTTTGAGCAATGTTCAGCAATATTCATTGAATTTTACGTTAGAATTCTAATATGCAAATGTATCGATTACGTATAGGCAAcaatagtttaccgatgttcaaatcttatAAATCGCTTAAGATGACAAACCAAATtagcaaactaaaactgagggaaaggcATGACTTCCAAAAGTAGCGAGACCAGATACCATTTACACAAATAATCTTAAGGGTAAAATTAATCTTACGATACAAATATTTAGTTAAATTGTTAAGGAATGTTTTAAACTTACGATGAATTTTACActgaagattttttgtgaaaaaggTGTCAATAGGGTATTTGTCCTCTGCCATTCATACAACACCGTCATGGGCATATACTTTCATTGACCAAACCTTGTTGGTTGCACTCtttatttgtttctctttttttttcattacggGACTTTGATGTTCACTGCAGATCTTTCAAAGCATCTTTTATAGTCTTAGTCAAATTATTTCCACTGATTTGAGATAAGAGTGAATTAGAGCTTGACATATTTAGAATCGCGTTCTAACATACATTTGGTTGTGTCGTTGTACAATGTATTGCTGTTTAATGGACCTATAACTCACCTTTATCGTCCTTCTCTACGCCTATATCACCTGGCTCAGTCGCTTTGTACTTCTGCGACGAGAGCAGGCATTACCAGCGACTACAGAGAAGAAAACATCACACAAGCGACAATGTGTGAGGAGATGATACC contains:
- the LOC139515396 gene encoding complement C1q-like protein 4, which gives rise to MEHQNLRINNLEKSLSLTENRLFQEQKNSKQHTEALELRLSKIQYDLKNCQRIDQSQQSVDVFSEHGDQLRKFNNASKQRSSLSAIRKERLLIPMPTPTPATTISEVAFFAYMSQPLTNPSGEHIIKFDVLMLNVGNSYHPHTGVFNPPTSGIYVMAWSLRSRITERHSTELVVNSDVYSSMYSYSHNNDDQHNTGIVVVHANKGDDIYVRIKMDKHVGDIWSDAYGRSTFAGWKIY
- the LOC139517177 gene encoding uncharacterized protein, with translation MESKGSTMPTFTLFQLFVYLSAFTKADTIDHIARSQIFETASKKCFHSSIENKSLVLDHDVKSQCTMFCLQDPKCTAVCYNAGTKTCSLTFSGQKNMRLNIMTCQMCTLMWKSKGKHDFRNPKWKMLFRGTKNILLPVHTLFMMDKLKNQDAKLCQSTNTTACSSHYRSSFIDKWKELVIFQVKVELYKKGMKVAYLKFGGFPNYDTVSKSTWFKPEFLQDSSWSDLNKHINSSTLNGNVDVGKNNKFDVTTYNNCSQMWFMIADNMNNSCFNIPNSNLQQPFFVYSTKGTHANSPGDVGFADVLAIYGDVET